A window of Chloroflexota bacterium contains these coding sequences:
- the queA gene encoding tRNA preQ1(34) S-adenosylmethionine ribosyltransferase-isomerase QueA, with protein MRLEDLDYALPSHFIAQNPCEPRDAARLLVYRRGTGEIQHSRVAHIAEHLQPGDLLVANDTRVIPARLFGRREHTGGKVELLLLRPREQDAWEALVRPSHRLKPGARVLLNNQDGGSPDVIEIGDELPHGSRLVRFFTDPAIVLERSGMVPLPPYIRQPLADPSRYQTTYARVHGSAAAPTAGLHFTPRLVRELENYGVRFAFITLHIGLDTFQPIRESDPLQHAIHSEYLEVPPETAQMIRDTKGFGKRVVAVGTTSVRALESAANAQGTVRAWSGDTRLYIYPGYRFRVVDGIMTNFHLPRSTLLLLVAAYTGLPELKQIYRTAMEEDYRFYSFGDASLLL; from the coding sequence GCTGCTGGTATATCGCCGCGGTACCGGAGAGATTCAGCATAGCCGGGTCGCGCACATAGCAGAGCACTTGCAGCCTGGCGACCTGCTCGTGGCTAACGACACGCGCGTGATTCCGGCGCGATTATTCGGCCGGCGCGAGCACACCGGCGGCAAGGTGGAACTGCTCTTGTTGCGACCGCGAGAGCAGGACGCCTGGGAAGCGCTGGTGCGGCCTTCGCACCGTCTCAAGCCCGGTGCCCGGGTGCTTCTCAACAACCAGGATGGCGGAAGCCCGGATGTGATCGAAATCGGGGACGAGCTCCCACATGGCAGCCGGCTCGTGCGCTTCTTTACTGACCCAGCCATCGTGCTCGAGCGCAGCGGCATGGTCCCGCTGCCGCCGTACATCCGGCAGCCGCTGGCGGATCCCTCGCGCTACCAGACAACCTATGCCCGCGTGCACGGCTCGGCTGCCGCTCCCACAGCCGGACTTCACTTCACGCCCCGGCTGGTTCGCGAATTAGAGAATTACGGTGTGCGATTTGCCTTCATCACGCTGCACATCGGCCTTGACACCTTCCAGCCCATCCGCGAATCAGACCCGTTGCAACACGCCATTCACAGCGAATACCTGGAAGTTCCACCAGAAACAGCGCAGATGATTAGGGACACGAAGGGGTTCGGCAAGAGAGTGGTGGCAGTGGGAACAACAAGCGTGCGCGCCCTTGAGAGCGCCGCCAATGCGCAGGGCACTGTGCGAGCTTGGAGCGGCGACACGCGTCTCTACATCTATCCCGGCTATCGATTCCGTGTGGTTGACGGCATCATGACAAACTTTCACCTGCCCCGCTCAACCCTGCTACTGCTCGTGGCAGCGTACACAGGTTTGCCTGAGCTTAAGCAAATCTACCGGACTGCGATGGAAGAAGACTACCGGTTCTACAGTTTCGGCGACGCGAGCTTGCTGCTCTAA
- a CDS encoding UvrD-helicase domain-containing protein, with amino-acid sequence MITNPESLLADLNEPQQSAVETTDGPVLILAGAGSGKTRVIVHRIAYLMLAKRVPPWQILGVTFTNKAAGEMRHRVRELAGPIGENVLLSTFHAFCSRILRRELRRLGWDEGFTIYDDADQLTVIKDVLKALDINEKRLSPRSVLNTISRAKDELITPHVFAEHAQGPFEEAAARIYRRYQDTLRKANALDFNDLIMFVVQLFREHPDVREHYQDRFRYIMVDEYQDTNHAQYELVRMLAAKFRNICVVGDDDQGIYSWRGADLRNILNFEQEYPDAVVIKLEQNSRSTQNILDAAHGIISRLPNRRDKRLWTTNGGGAPLVVLPALDEEDEARLIVNNVRRLQDEGLGLSDCVVMYRTNAQSRALEDALVTHGIPYQLVGGVAFYQRREVKDVLAYLRVINNLSDNVSFRRVVNVPPRGIGAKTFAALSMWSELQDISAAEAVLSFAAGSVTDPLPVTARARTAMENLGHLLDRFRAELARAPLSTLVKTVVRESGYLELVRSHENVEEAVDREENLDELVAAAARFDDIEPPQGLGLFLHEASLVADVDRMGTDGGLTLMTMHNAKGLEFPAVFVAGMEEELFPHIRSLDDPEQLAEERRLCYVALTRAKERLYLLYAARRYSSQSVGRIPSRFIAELPMELVTGPMMQSQPSLEAVWQGSQSGSRPQRAQVPETQKYRDGDRVRHSVFGEGTVVSSKITDTDEEVTVAFPDIGVKRLSASFAPLEKLA; translated from the coding sequence TTGATTACAAACCCCGAATCCCTGCTGGCAGACCTTAACGAACCGCAGCAGAGCGCGGTTGAAACAACGGACGGGCCGGTGCTCATCTTGGCCGGAGCCGGATCCGGCAAAACGCGGGTGATAGTCCATCGCATTGCATACCTCATGCTCGCCAAGCGCGTGCCTCCGTGGCAAATCCTTGGGGTAACCTTTACGAACAAGGCTGCCGGCGAAATGCGTCACCGGGTGCGGGAACTGGCGGGGCCGATTGGCGAGAATGTGCTCTTGAGCACGTTCCACGCGTTCTGTTCGCGCATTCTGCGTCGCGAATTACGGCGGCTCGGCTGGGACGAAGGCTTTACGATCTACGACGACGCCGACCAGTTGACCGTGATTAAGGACGTGCTCAAAGCGCTCGACATCAATGAAAAGCGTCTGAGTCCCCGCTCAGTCTTGAATACGATCTCACGCGCCAAGGATGAACTCATCACCCCCCACGTGTTTGCCGAACACGCGCAGGGGCCCTTTGAAGAAGCCGCCGCCAGAATATACCGGCGCTATCAAGACACGCTTCGCAAGGCCAATGCGCTTGATTTCAATGACCTCATTATGTTTGTAGTACAGCTCTTTCGGGAGCACCCGGACGTGCGGGAGCACTACCAGGACCGCTTCCGCTACATCATGGTGGATGAGTATCAGGATACAAACCATGCGCAGTACGAACTGGTAAGGATGCTGGCAGCGAAGTTTCGCAACATTTGTGTGGTTGGCGACGACGACCAAGGCATCTACAGTTGGCGGGGAGCCGATCTGCGCAATATTCTGAACTTCGAGCAGGAGTATCCCGACGCCGTCGTCATCAAGCTGGAGCAAAACTCCCGCTCAACCCAGAATATTCTGGACGCGGCCCACGGCATCATAAGCCGCCTGCCGAATCGCCGCGACAAGCGGCTATGGACGACGAACGGCGGAGGCGCGCCGCTGGTGGTCTTACCTGCACTCGATGAGGAAGATGAAGCGCGCCTCATCGTGAATAACGTGCGCCGCTTGCAGGACGAAGGCCTTGGCCTCAGCGACTGTGTGGTCATGTATCGCACGAACGCGCAGTCTCGCGCCCTGGAGGACGCACTGGTTACCCATGGCATACCGTATCAATTGGTTGGCGGTGTAGCCTTCTACCAACGGCGAGAAGTCAAAGATGTCCTTGCGTATTTGCGCGTGATCAACAATCTGAGTGACAACGTGAGCTTTCGGCGGGTGGTGAATGTGCCGCCACGCGGTATCGGCGCCAAGACGTTTGCGGCGCTGTCCATGTGGTCCGAATTGCAGGACATCTCCGCCGCGGAGGCAGTCCTGAGCTTTGCTGCGGGCAGCGTCACCGACCCCTTGCCGGTGACGGCGCGGGCCCGGACCGCCATGGAGAATCTCGGCCACTTACTGGATAGATTTCGCGCAGAGTTGGCGCGCGCGCCTCTGAGTACGCTCGTGAAGACGGTTGTCAGGGAGAGCGGTTACCTGGAACTCGTTCGCAGTCACGAGAATGTCGAGGAGGCAGTGGACCGTGAAGAGAATCTTGATGAGCTGGTGGCTGCCGCCGCGCGCTTTGATGACATTGAGCCGCCGCAAGGCTTGGGCTTATTCTTGCATGAGGCTTCGCTGGTGGCCGACGTCGATCGTATGGGTACAGACGGCGGCCTGACTCTCATGACGATGCACAATGCGAAGGGCTTGGAATTCCCGGCGGTGTTTGTAGCCGGTATGGAGGAAGAGCTCTTTCCGCACATTCGCTCACTCGACGATCCGGAGCAGTTGGCGGAGGAACGGCGGCTCTGCTACGTGGCCCTCACGCGGGCCAAAGAGCGGCTCTATCTACTTTACGCGGCACGGCGCTATAGCAGCCAATCGGTTGGTCGAATACCCTCCCGCTTCATTGCCGAATTGCCCATGGAACTCGTGACCGGTCCCATGATGCAGTCACAGCCGTCACTGGAGGCAGTCTGGCAGGGGTCGCAGTCTGGCTCCCGACCGCAGCGAGCGCAGGTGCCGGAGACGCAGAAATACCGCGACGGCGACCGAGTCCGGCATAGCGTATTCGGTGAGGGCACCGTGGTGAGCAGTAAGATTACGGATACTGACGAGGAAGTTACTGTGGCGTTCCCCGACATTGGCGTCAAGCGCCTCTCTGCCTCGTTTGCGCCCCTTGAGAAGCTTGCCTAG